The following are from one region of the Arachis duranensis cultivar V14167 chromosome 10, aradu.V14167.gnm2.J7QH, whole genome shotgun sequence genome:
- the LOC107470109 gene encoding nascent polypeptide-associated complex subunit alpha-like protein 2 yields the protein MSPGPVVDAPAADTTADQQLPPVDDATNKKKPHPQEEDEAPVVEDVKDDDEDADDDDDKEDGAQGGAEGSKQSRSEKKSRKAMLKLGLKPVTGVSRVTIKRTKNILFFISKPDVFKSPNSETYVIFGEAKIEDLSSQLQNQAAQQFRVPDMASVMAKQDQAAAAAGAQAEEEEEEVDETGVEPHDIDLVMTQAGVSRSKAVKALKTHDGDIVGAIMELTT from the exons ATGTCTCCAGGTCCCGTCGTTGATGCACCCGCCGCTGACACCACCGCCGACCAACAACTCCCTCCTGTCGATGACGCTACCAACAAGAAAAAGCCTCATCCCCAG GAAGAAGACGAAGCTCCTGTTGTTGAGGACGTCAAGGACGACGACGAAGACGCCGACGACGATGATGACAAGGAAGACGGTGCTCAAG GCGGTGCCGAGGGTTCAAAGCAGAGCAGAAGTGAGAAGAAGAGTCGAAAGGCAATGTTGAAGCTCGGGCTGAAGCCTGTAACTGGTGTTAGTCGTGTCACAATCAAGAGAACAAAAAAT ATTCTCTTTTTCATCTCAAAGCCTGATGTCTTCAAGAGTCCAAACTCCGAGACCTATGTCATATTTGGAGAGGCCAAAATAGAGGACCTGAGCTCTCAGCTGCAGAACCAAGCTGCTCAGCAGTTCAGGGTTCCAGATATGGCATCTGTTATGGCAAAACAAGATCAAGCTGCTGCAGCTGCAGGAGCACaggctgaagaagaagaggaggaggttgATGAGACCGGCGTGGAACCCCATGACATTGATTTGGTCATGACACAGGCAGGAGTGTCAAGGAGCAAGGCCGTCAAGGCTCTCAAGACTCACGATGGTGACATTGTTGGTGCCATCATGGAGCTCACTACCTAA
- the LOC107470119 gene encoding peroxidase 5: MSPKKLNSMVIVFAIYLLSQHVHSELQVGYYSYSCGMAEFIVKDEVRKAYNRDPGLAAGLVRMHFHDCFVRGCDGSVLLDSTPSNTAEKDSPANNPSLRGFDVIDSAKTRLEAVCKGVVSCADIVAFAARDSIELVGGVGYDVPAGRRDGRISLASDTRTDLPPPTFNVNQLTQLFSKKGLTQEEMVTLSGAHTIGRSHCLAFNSRLYNFSSTSLQDPSLDPSYAMFLKRRCPQGNTNQNIVVPMDPSSPGVADVGYYNGILANRGLFISDQTLLTDSETASQVYQHARDRYTWANKFADAMVKMGQIGVLTGDDGEIRENCRVINS; this comes from the exons ATGAGTCCAAAAAAACTGAATAGCATGGTTATAGTTTTTGCCATatacttgttgagtcaacatgttcattctgaacttcaagttGGGTATTACAGCTATTCATGTGGCATGGCCGAGTTCATTGTAAAAGATGAAGTCAGGAAAGCTTATAATAGAGATCCTGGACTTGCTGCTGGCCTTGTTAGAATGCATTTTCATGATTGCTTCGTTAGA GGATGTGATGGATCAGTGCTTCTTGATTCTACTCCCTCGAACACAGCAGAGAAAGACTCTCCGGCGAATAATCCGAGTCTCAGAGGGTTTGATGTCATAGACAGTGCCAAGACTAGGCTTGAAGCTGTGTGCAAAGGAGTTGTTTCCTGCGCAGACATAGTAGCATTCGCAGCCAGGGACAGCATTGAGTTA GTTGGAGGAGTTGGTTATGATGTTCCAGCTGGAAGAAGAGATGGTAGAATCTCACTAGCTTCAGACACAAGAACAGACTTGCCTCCTCCAACTTTCAATGTTAACCAACTCACTCAGCTCTTTTCGAAGAAGGGCTTAACACAAGAAGAAATGGTCACCCTTTCAG GAGCACACACCATTGGACGCTCTCATTGTCTTGCTTTTAACAGCAGGCTATACAATTTCAGTAGTACTTCACTTCAGGATCCAAGTTTGGATCCCTCATATGCGATGTTCTTGAAGAGGAGATGTCCACAAGGGAACACAAACCAAAACATTGTGGTTCCAATGGACCCTTCAAGTCCCGGCGTCGCGGATGTAGGGTACTATAATGGTATTTTGGCGAACCGAGGTCTGTTCATATCTGACCAGACTCTCTTGACTGACAGTGAGACTGCTAGTCAAGTGTATCAGCATGCAAGGGATCGATACACATGGGCAAACAAGTTTGCAGATGCGATGGTGAAGATGGGTCAAATTGGTGTCTTAACGGGTGATGATGGAGAGATAAGAGAAAATTGCAGAGTGATCAATAGCTAG